The following proteins are encoded in a genomic region of Leptospira kirschneri serovar Cynopteri str. 3522 CT:
- a CDS encoding FAD-dependent oxidoreductase — MAKSSKRAEIKNICKKNGSAIITLVSKNGPLNFLGGQYVIFNSGLKTKDGKEIKRAYSIFSSDTQQEEFQICIQPVTGGLISNHIPNLAIGSELEFSGPWGKFVENPNWPKKGKILLIATDIGITTIHSILHSLRWRDKLKDTYVLWYLFLKEKSISVQEILKRLPEGFHFLNVISVSKINHPNRPEECIRSLKEELVAFDFPQSAFLAGDGKLIRVAQDFLLKSGLDEKFIGTETFFNSTKKSEITSR; from the coding sequence ATGGCAAAATCTTCTAAAAGAGCCGAAATCAAAAATATTTGTAAAAAGAACGGCTCTGCGATAATCACTCTCGTTTCTAAAAACGGACCTCTTAACTTTTTAGGAGGTCAGTATGTAATTTTCAACTCCGGTCTTAAAACAAAAGACGGAAAAGAAATCAAACGGGCTTACTCCATTTTTTCTTCTGACACACAACAAGAAGAATTTCAAATTTGTATCCAACCGGTAACCGGTGGTCTTATATCTAATCATATTCCGAATCTTGCAATTGGTAGCGAGTTAGAATTTTCTGGTCCTTGGGGGAAATTTGTAGAAAATCCGAATTGGCCTAAAAAAGGGAAAATTCTTTTAATTGCTACCGATATTGGAATCACGACTATTCATTCCATTCTCCATTCTTTGCGATGGAGAGATAAACTTAAAGACACTTATGTGTTATGGTATCTTTTTCTTAAGGAGAAATCCATCTCCGTCCAAGAAATTTTAAAACGACTTCCAGAAGGATTCCATTTTTTGAATGTGATTTCCGTTTCTAAAATCAATCATCCAAATAGACCCGAAGAATGTATTCGTTCTCTTAAAGAAGAGTTAGTTGCCTTCGATTTTCCCCAAAGCGCCTTTTTAGCAGGAGACGGAAAATTAATTCGAGTTGCCCAAGACTTTCTTTTAAAAAGTGGATTGGACGAAAAATTCATAGGTACGGAAACGTTTTTTAATTCTACAAAAAAATCGGAGATAACAAGTCGTTAG
- a CDS encoding DUF3209 family protein, protein MACHEIAALRLGMMNLIGIKDEVTIRHEQSEIGVALESTGPIRSLAEAKDFESLIKFYEISLTDLEERISKMKKDDPKMAYYRSLLILTKKIEFELKNSVFIFQNFFRDLEEIHDFVHEIFPT, encoded by the coding sequence TTGGCATGTCACGAAATTGCCGCGTTGCGGTTGGGTATGATGAATTTAATTGGAATTAAAGATGAAGTCACAATTCGACATGAACAGTCTGAAATCGGAGTTGCGTTAGAATCTACTGGACCGATTCGTTCTTTGGCGGAGGCAAAAGATTTTGAATCGCTTATTAAGTTTTACGAAATATCTTTAACTGATTTAGAGGAAAGAATTTCAAAAATGAAAAAAGACGATCCCAAAATGGCGTATTATCGTTCTCTTTTAATCTTAACAAAAAAGATAGAATTCGAATTAAAAAATTCTGTTTTTATTTTTCAAAATTTCTTTCGGGATTTGGAAGAAATACACGATTTCGTCCACGAAATTTTTCCAACATAA
- the cbiC gene encoding cobalt-precorrin-8 methylmutase yields MNDMRQMTNLGRNIENKSFSIIDEEAGIHSFSQEEWEVVRRIIHATADFDYKNITKIHPQAIDSGIQALKKGCPIVCDVQMILAGLNPERLKVYGCKTYCFISDEDVIENAKRKNSTRAIESIQKANSFNLLNESLVVIGNAPTALLEIERLIRQEGIKPALIVGVPVGFVSAKESKETILRLEYSNAHSIPYILTMGRKGGSTIAVAILHALLLLSSKRGEI; encoded by the coding sequence ATGAACGATATGAGACAAATGACTAATCTAGGAAGAAATATCGAGAACAAATCTTTTTCGATTATTGACGAAGAAGCCGGAATTCATTCTTTTTCACAAGAAGAATGGGAAGTGGTCCGAAGAATTATACACGCGACCGCGGATTTTGATTATAAAAACATTACCAAAATTCATCCACAAGCGATCGATTCTGGAATCCAAGCGTTGAAAAAAGGATGTCCGATCGTATGTGACGTTCAGATGATTTTGGCCGGTCTGAATCCGGAAAGACTTAAAGTTTACGGTTGCAAAACATATTGTTTCATCTCGGACGAAGACGTAATCGAAAACGCTAAGAGAAAAAATTCTACCAGGGCCATCGAATCGATTCAAAAAGCAAATTCATTCAATCTTTTGAATGAGTCTCTGGTAGTGATAGGTAACGCGCCAACGGCTTTGCTCGAAATCGAAAGACTGATTCGTCAAGAAGGGATCAAGCCGGCTCTTATTGTGGGAGTTCCGGTGGGTTTTGTTTCCGCAAAAGAATCCAAAGAGACTATTCTAAGATTAGAATATTCTAATGCTCATTCGATTCCATATATTCTTACAATGGGTAGAAAAGGGGGAAGTACAATCGCGGTTGCGATTCTTCATGCACTTCTTTTGTTATCTTCTAAAAGAGGAGAAATATGA
- a CDS encoding CbiX/SirB N-terminal domain-containing protein — MNVPGILIIGHGSRESTYDGEFKKFVEGYQNLHPKYEIRTAYVELSKSDVKTVLREFSKTHNKILIFPLFLFASNHVKNDISLVLSDLKREFVNHRFISAMPLGIHSNIINLLHIRSKQNESFRIQSKTAVIVVGRGASDADSNGDFYKAVRFFEESSSFLFVKPCFIGITKPLLQESLEICIKLRPEHILIIPYFLFYGKLIQKISHIAKEYSEKYPWIKIETVSHFGPDPILYPILDEKISQALSGTATLPCDNCEYRVSIPGLKNKVGGLNSLLWSMRHLETHTQAAPHEFPHRNFKKHIFVCDSVDCVNQGSISLIHKIRSFIRKHERQSEFRVSKSSCLGRCGEGPTVVIYPDGIWYQRVSENDAEELVAEHLLNDRLVTRLVDNIM, encoded by the coding sequence ATGAATGTTCCTGGAATTCTTATCATAGGACACGGAAGTAGAGAATCTACTTACGATGGAGAATTTAAGAAGTTCGTAGAAGGATACCAAAATCTTCACCCGAAATATGAAATCAGGACCGCATATGTAGAACTCTCAAAATCTGACGTCAAAACCGTACTTAGAGAATTTTCAAAGACACATAATAAAATATTGATATTTCCTTTATTTTTATTTGCTTCTAATCACGTCAAAAACGATATTTCTTTGGTTTTGTCCGATCTAAAACGAGAATTTGTTAATCATAGATTCATTTCCGCAATGCCTTTGGGAATACATTCAAACATTATAAATTTATTGCATATACGATCTAAACAAAACGAGTCGTTTAGAATCCAATCAAAAACCGCCGTGATCGTGGTAGGAAGGGGCGCCTCTGACGCCGATTCCAACGGAGACTTTTACAAAGCGGTTCGTTTTTTCGAGGAGTCTTCTTCTTTTCTTTTTGTAAAACCTTGTTTTATCGGAATTACAAAACCTCTCTTACAAGAAAGTTTAGAAATTTGTATAAAATTGAGGCCGGAACACATTCTGATTATTCCTTACTTTCTATTTTATGGAAAACTAATACAAAAGATTTCTCATATAGCCAAAGAATATTCGGAAAAATATCCTTGGATCAAAATCGAAACGGTTTCTCATTTTGGTCCAGATCCGATTTTGTATCCGATACTTGACGAAAAAATCTCACAGGCGCTTTCTGGTACAGCGACCCTACCTTGTGATAACTGTGAGTATAGAGTTTCTATTCCTGGACTCAAAAATAAAGTGGGCGGTTTGAACTCTCTTCTTTGGAGTATGAGACATTTGGAAACTCATACTCAGGCGGCTCCTCATGAGTTTCCTCATCGAAATTTTAAAAAACATATCTTTGTCTGCGATAGCGTGGATTGTGTAAATCAAGGTAGTATTTCTTTAATCCATAAAATCCGTTCCTTTATCAGAAAACACGAAAGACAATCTGAGTTTAGAGTTTCTAAAAGTTCTTGTTTGGGCAGATGTGGCGAAGGCCCGACCGTGGTAATTTATCCAGACGGAATTTGGTATCAAAGAGTAAGCGAAAACGACGCAGAAGAATTAGTCGCCGAACACTTGTTAAATGACAGATTGGTCACAAGACTTGTAGATAATATTATGTAG
- a CDS encoding cobalt-precorrin-5B (C(1))-methyltransferase, with the protein MAAKELKEGFTTGACSAAAAKAATRLLLNRKPVLEIETTLPNKRQVLFTVKRCQLEGEIATCSVVKDAGDDPDCTHGAELTARVRLTKENKIKLKGGDGVAVVTKAGLGLEIGQSAINPVPRKNISEMILEELQGSSFNGAEVEISVPGGQEMAKKTMNERLGLIGGISILGTTGIVKPYSTAAFKASVIQAIQMAREYGIDTIVLTTGGKSEKFAMDLLPNLNELSFIQVGDFIGTGIKTSVKESIHHTIIVGMIGKLSKMADGVMMTHRGGSSVNTKMLSMIARSMGVPEEVAIEIQNANTARHVLEVCKATGYEIITTKICEIVAEKCSQHAGTNIMISCYMVDFDGKLLGKCENFSQNVGLNL; encoded by the coding sequence ATGGCCGCAAAAGAATTAAAGGAAGGTTTTACTACAGGCGCTTGTTCTGCAGCGGCGGCTAAAGCTGCGACTAGACTTTTATTAAATAGAAAGCCTGTCTTGGAAATTGAAACGACCCTTCCTAACAAAAGACAAGTTCTTTTTACGGTCAAACGTTGCCAACTTGAAGGAGAGATTGCAACCTGCAGTGTTGTTAAAGACGCAGGGGATGACCCTGATTGTACACACGGCGCCGAACTTACAGCACGAGTTCGCTTAACAAAAGAAAACAAAATCAAGTTAAAAGGTGGAGACGGTGTTGCCGTTGTTACGAAAGCGGGGCTCGGTCTTGAAATCGGCCAGTCTGCGATCAATCCTGTTCCCAGGAAGAACATCAGCGAGATGATTTTAGAAGAATTACAAGGTAGTTCGTTTAACGGCGCTGAGGTGGAAATAAGCGTTCCAGGTGGTCAGGAAATGGCTAAAAAAACTATGAATGAACGCCTAGGTTTGATAGGTGGGATTTCTATTTTAGGAACTACGGGTATAGTAAAACCTTATTCTACGGCCGCGTTTAAAGCAAGTGTTATACAAGCGATACAGATGGCCAGAGAATACGGTATTGATACGATCGTTCTCACGACGGGTGGTAAATCCGAAAAGTTTGCTATGGATCTATTACCAAATTTGAATGAACTTTCCTTTATCCAAGTAGGAGATTTTATCGGAACCGGTATAAAAACATCGGTTAAAGAATCAATTCATCACACGATCATCGTAGGAATGATTGGTAAATTATCTAAGATGGCGGACGGCGTGATGATGACTCATAGGGGTGGTTCTTCAGTAAATACTAAAATGTTGTCTATGATCGCTAGATCCATGGGAGTTCCGGAAGAGGTCGCAATCGAAATTCAAAATGCAAATACTGCAAGACACGTATTAGAAGTTTGTAAAGCAACTGGATACGAGATAATCACAACTAAAATCTGCGAAATCGTAGCCGAAAAATGTTCTCAACACGCCGGAACGAATATAATGATTTCTTGTTATATGGTGGATTTTGACGGAAAACTTTTAGGGAAGTGTGAAAATTTCTCTCAAAACGTTGGCTTAAATTTATGA
- the htpX gene encoding protease HtpX, with translation MWFKRIGLFLLTNILVVVTISIVTSVLGIGPYLDANGINLSSLLVFCFLWGMGGAFVSLLLSKFMAKMMMGVQVIDPRSASGAERELYSRVERLARAANLPMPEVGIYHSPEVNAFATGPSKSSSLVAVSSGLLQTMDNAEVEGVLAHELAHVANGDMVTMTLIQGVVNAFVMFFSRIISYALSTMVKDELQYTVRLIANIVLSILFSILGSIIVAYFSRTREYRADAGGAKLAGRQNMIAALEKLKRTFDAPEDERGKEALATMKISGHNKWMALFSTHPPLEARIAALKNSGY, from the coding sequence ATGTGGTTTAAACGAATTGGGTTGTTTTTACTAACCAACATACTCGTGGTCGTTACGATTTCAATCGTAACGAGTGTACTTGGAATCGGTCCGTATCTGGATGCAAATGGAATCAATCTGAGTTCTTTGCTCGTATTCTGTTTCCTTTGGGGAATGGGAGGTGCGTTCGTATCATTGCTTCTGTCCAAATTTATGGCGAAGATGATGATGGGAGTGCAGGTGATAGATCCTAGATCTGCTTCCGGAGCAGAAAGAGAATTGTATTCCAGAGTCGAAAGGCTTGCAAGAGCGGCCAATCTTCCGATGCCCGAAGTAGGAATTTATCATTCTCCAGAAGTAAACGCGTTTGCGACTGGACCTTCTAAATCTAGTTCTTTAGTAGCGGTATCCAGCGGCCTACTTCAAACGATGGATAACGCGGAAGTGGAAGGAGTACTCGCACATGAGTTAGCACACGTAGCGAACGGAGACATGGTGACTATGACTCTAATCCAAGGAGTTGTTAACGCTTTTGTAATGTTCTTCTCTAGAATTATCAGCTACGCTCTCAGTACGATGGTCAAAGATGAACTTCAATATACGGTCCGTTTGATTGCAAATATAGTATTGAGTATTTTATTCAGTATTTTAGGATCGATTATAGTAGCATACTTTTCTAGAACTAGAGAATATCGTGCAGATGCAGGCGGAGCGAAACTTGCAGGACGCCAGAATATGATCGCCGCGTTAGAAAAACTAAAACGCACATTCGACGCGCCAGAAGACGAAAGGGGAAAAGAAGCTCTTGCTACAATGAAAATATCCGGACATAACAAGTGGATGGCCTTATTCTCTACTCATCCTCCTTTAGAAGCAAGAATTGCCGCTTTGAAGAATTCGGGATATTGA
- a CDS encoding bifunctional cobalt-precorrin-7 (C(5))-methyltransferase/cobalt-precorrin-6B (C(15))-methyltransferase, whose translation MKAVTVIGMGDEGCPGLSSIAVNAVAKAQILAGGERHLDFFPQFSGEKIVFKDDLIQAVKKIAELSSEHTICVLASGDPLFFGIGNLIRKKVGSEYVDFIPAPSSVQHAFAKIGIPWDDAKILSLHGRSLKGLITKLQFLNKVALFTDKINHPREIASYLLSFKESEWTAFVCENLGGEKERIRKFDLKLLSEEEEIDPLNVLILIRNETDWKPPPVVPNVSEESYSKRVPKKGLITKKEVRILSIAFLNIREDSIIWDIGAGSGSVAIEAAQIAKNGRSYAIEVDPEGIEICKQNISIQKTDNVYVVSGKAPEVLEKLPDPDCVFIGGSNGDIYEIIRISLNRLSSLGSLVVNAVTIDNVSQIYQSFKKLKLIPEVTLLNVSRGQVLKDYLRYEALNPIHIFKVTKPEKT comes from the coding sequence ATGAAGGCGGTTACTGTAATCGGTATGGGCGACGAAGGTTGTCCAGGATTATCGAGTATCGCGGTCAATGCGGTTGCCAAAGCTCAAATACTCGCAGGTGGTGAAAGGCATCTAGATTTTTTTCCCCAATTTTCCGGAGAAAAAATAGTATTCAAAGATGATTTGATCCAAGCTGTCAAAAAAATCGCAGAACTTTCTTCGGAACATACGATATGTGTTCTTGCATCCGGAGATCCTTTGTTTTTCGGAATCGGAAATTTGATCCGTAAAAAAGTAGGGTCTGAATACGTAGATTTTATTCCGGCACCCAGTTCCGTTCAACACGCGTTTGCAAAAATTGGAATCCCTTGGGACGACGCCAAAATTTTATCCTTACATGGAAGATCTTTAAAAGGACTGATTACTAAATTACAATTTCTTAATAAAGTTGCTTTGTTCACGGATAAAATCAATCATCCGAGGGAAATCGCTTCTTATTTATTGTCTTTTAAAGAATCTGAATGGACTGCGTTTGTATGCGAAAACTTAGGGGGAGAAAAAGAAAGGATTCGTAAATTTGACTTAAAATTGTTAAGCGAAGAGGAAGAAATTGATCCTTTAAACGTTTTGATTCTTATTAGAAATGAGACCGACTGGAAACCTCCTCCGGTTGTACCTAACGTTTCGGAGGAAAGTTATTCTAAACGAGTTCCCAAAAAAGGGCTGATCACTAAAAAGGAAGTCCGAATTCTTTCCATTGCATTCTTAAACATCCGAGAAGATAGTATAATCTGGGATATTGGAGCTGGCTCGGGTTCTGTGGCTATCGAAGCCGCACAAATCGCTAAAAACGGTAGATCCTATGCGATCGAAGTTGATCCTGAAGGAATCGAAATCTGTAAACAAAACATTTCTATTCAAAAGACGGATAACGTATATGTAGTTTCGGGAAAGGCTCCGGAAGTTTTAGAAAAACTTCCAGATCCAGACTGTGTCTTTATAGGCGGTTCCAACGGGGACATCTATGAGATTATTAGAATTTCCTTAAATAGGTTGTCTTCTCTAGGAAGTTTGGTAGTAAACGCAGTGACCATAGACAACGTTTCTCAAATTTATCAGAGTTTTAAAAAATTAAAACTTATACCCGAAGTAACCCTTTTAAACGTTTCTAGAGGACAAGTCCTAAAAGATTATCTTCGCTACGAGGCTCTTAATCCGATTCACATTTTTAAAGTTACAAAACCGGAGAAAACGTGA
- a CDS encoding adenine phosphoribosyltransferase, with amino-acid sequence MSIVKSKIRTIPDYPKPGILFRDITSLLLDPEGLALTIGTFVNRYQGKGITKVAGIEARGFLTGAPLAFQLGVGFIPIRKKGKLPSETVSEEYDLEYGKDVIEIHKDSVQPGDKILLMDDLIATGGTMIAAVKLLKKLGAEIYEAGVIIDLPDLGGRRKLQEELKIPVFSICEFEGH; translated from the coding sequence ATGTCTATCGTTAAATCCAAAATCAGAACCATACCTGACTATCCAAAACCCGGAATCTTATTTCGTGATATAACCTCTCTTTTACTCGATCCAGAAGGGCTTGCGCTCACTATTGGCACCTTTGTAAACCGTTATCAAGGGAAAGGAATTACAAAAGTAGCTGGAATCGAAGCCAGAGGTTTTCTCACAGGCGCTCCGTTAGCCTTTCAACTTGGAGTAGGTTTTATTCCCATACGCAAAAAAGGAAAATTACCTTCTGAAACCGTATCGGAAGAATACGATTTAGAATACGGAAAAGACGTGATCGAAATTCATAAAGATTCTGTCCAGCCGGGAGATAAAATTCTTCTAATGGATGATTTGATCGCGACCGGTGGAACCATGATTGCCGCGGTGAAACTTCTTAAAAAATTAGGAGCGGAAATTTACGAAGCCGGAGTAATTATAGATCTTCCTGATTTAGGAGGACGTAGAAAACTTCAAGAAGAACTCAAGATTCCGGTTTTTTCGATTTGTGAGTTTGAAGGTCATTAG
- a CDS encoding polysaccharide biosynthesis protein, with protein sequence MFAQWNRRMWIFPLDLIFMGISYFLAHWIRFESFIFLASPERFFVSLAIVITVRSIVFILSDIYRSIWVYASIHDLVEIIKVTLLSSLISTTALLFYNRFEQLSRMVPVLDTLLLLSFLCIRSFSWRVFRDQYILKKSKEEGLPTLILGAGKVGATLLSEIRRHNELKLNPIGFLDDNVQKIGAHIQGIPILAKIDQAEQIINRFGVKQVIIAMSNPDGKLISRLIRSFEHTDVKFKILPSLGSLFFDSPRLNQLREVQVEDLLGRPVVDLEIESIRSYLKGKSILVTGAGGSIGSELCRQVAVFEPSRILLLDSAETPLYEIEYELGKKLQGQNIELVPIVADIKNLSRISSIFEKHSPEVVFHSAAYKHVPMMEINPTEAVMNNVLGTKNIADISRISGVERFVLISTDKAVNPVNIMGASKRAAELYLQHISRETRTKFITVRFGNVLGSNGSVIPRFREQIANGGPVTVTHPDVIRYFMTIPEATQLVLQAGSMGECGEIFILEMGEPVKILNLAEEMIRLCGLRPHVDIPIQFTGLRPGEKLFEELLLGLEGIKKTHHPKIKIAAPLENQEATTFVARFNELLTLARANKEREIFLAFKALVPEYKIHGDYLNETNADQNLQNG encoded by the coding sequence ATGTTCGCTCAGTGGAATCGAAGAATGTGGATCTTCCCTTTAGATCTGATCTTCATGGGGATCTCTTATTTTTTAGCACATTGGATTCGTTTTGAGTCGTTTATTTTTCTCGCTTCTCCGGAAAGGTTCTTCGTTTCTTTAGCGATCGTTATTACGGTACGATCAATCGTTTTTATTCTATCTGACATCTACAGATCGATTTGGGTGTACGCTTCTATTCACGATCTTGTGGAAATTATCAAAGTAACTCTTCTTTCTTCTCTCATTTCTACCACGGCACTTTTGTTTTATAATCGTTTCGAACAGCTTTCGAGAATGGTTCCGGTTTTAGACACACTTCTCCTTTTAAGTTTTTTATGTATTCGTAGTTTTTCTTGGAGAGTATTCAGAGATCAGTATATTCTCAAAAAATCCAAGGAAGAAGGACTTCCTACTTTGATTCTGGGAGCAGGAAAAGTGGGTGCCACTTTACTTTCGGAAATTAGAAGACACAACGAACTTAAACTCAACCCGATCGGATTTTTAGATGATAACGTTCAAAAGATAGGGGCACATATCCAAGGAATTCCAATTTTAGCTAAGATCGATCAGGCGGAACAGATTATCAATCGTTTCGGAGTCAAACAAGTAATTATAGCGATGAGCAATCCAGACGGTAAACTTATCAGTCGATTGATTCGTTCTTTTGAACATACAGACGTAAAATTCAAAATTCTTCCTTCCTTGGGTTCTTTATTTTTCGATTCTCCTAGATTGAATCAATTGAGAGAGGTTCAAGTAGAAGACCTACTCGGTCGTCCGGTAGTAGATCTAGAAATAGAATCCATTCGTTCTTATTTAAAAGGAAAGTCCATTTTAGTGACCGGAGCTGGAGGTTCGATCGGAAGTGAACTTTGTAGACAGGTTGCGGTTTTTGAACCTTCTAGAATTCTTCTTTTAGATTCCGCAGAAACTCCGTTATACGAAATCGAATACGAATTAGGAAAAAAATTACAAGGTCAAAATATAGAACTCGTTCCAATCGTAGCGGATATCAAAAACCTTTCCAGAATCAGTTCTATTTTTGAAAAACATTCTCCGGAAGTAGTCTTCCATTCCGCGGCTTACAAACACGTTCCTATGATGGAAATCAATCCCACCGAAGCCGTGATGAATAACGTGCTCGGAACAAAAAATATCGCGGACATTTCTAGAATTTCGGGAGTGGAACGATTTGTTCTTATTTCTACGGACAAAGCGGTCAATCCGGTAAATATTATGGGAGCGTCTAAACGAGCAGCCGAATTGTATTTACAACATATTTCTAGAGAAACAAGAACCAAATTTATCACGGTACGATTTGGAAACGTTTTGGGTTCCAACGGTTCGGTAATTCCCAGATTTAGAGAACAGATCGCAAATGGAGGACCAGTTACGGTTACACATCCGGATGTAATTCGTTACTTTATGACGATACCAGAAGCGACTCAACTTGTACTCCAAGCAGGGAGTATGGGAGAATGTGGTGAGATTTTCATCCTTGAAATGGGAGAGCCCGTAAAAATTCTAAACCTTGCGGAAGAAATGATTCGTCTTTGTGGACTTAGACCTCACGTAGATATACCGATTCAATTTACTGGACTTAGACCGGGAGAAAAATTATTCGAAGAACTTCTGTTAGGTTTAGAAGGGATTAAAAAAACACATCATCCAAAAATTAAAATCGCCGCTCCTTTGGAAAATCAAGAAGCCACTACATTTGTAGCAAGATTTAACGAACTTCTAACCTTGGCCAGAGCCAATAAGGAAAGAGAAATTTTTCTCGCTTTTAAGGCTTTGGTTCCTGAATACAAAATCCACGGGGATTATTTGAACGAGACGAACGCCGATCAAAATCTGCAAAATGGATAA
- a CDS encoding membrane protein, translating to MNQNQFKWFMPGDLDGFFGLMIDNLIQILVLSFLLTTLCGVPGDFIYKVILPGTAISLLLGNLFYSWQAYRLGKKENRSDVTALPYGINTVSLFAFVFFIILPVYKKTGDYKTAWQVGLVASFLSGLIEMFGSFIAEKIRKVTPRAALLSSLAGIAITFISMDFLVRTFQNPLIAFLPFGVILLQYFARVVFPFRLPGGLVSVVLGTVLAWCSGIWGNPIMDPALLKGSTSQIGFYLPILSIGDLYSALGLTDIWEYLSVIIPMGIFNVIGSLQNIESAEACGDSFNTRDSLLANGIGTIVGSFFGSPFPTTIYIGHPGWKALGARAGYSTLNGIFMTLVALFGLLAFIQALIPVEAGMAIVLWIGIVIGSQAFEATPSRHAPAVVIGILPALAGWGVLLIQSTFNYADRSIAGILENAGVKETSHLWMSDVPLSLPFLPYPMGGLLSLSQGFLISSMIWASIAVFVIDRDFKKALITCLIAAVLAVTGFIHGFTLRGNDILNQFEPGFNSFVTSYLLLGILFLLASFFRKEPRKV from the coding sequence ATGAACCAGAATCAATTTAAATGGTTTATGCCGGGAGATTTAGACGGATTTTTCGGTCTGATGATCGATAATTTAATTCAGATCTTAGTTCTTTCTTTTTTGTTAACCACACTCTGTGGTGTTCCTGGAGATTTTATTTATAAAGTGATCCTTCCTGGAACTGCAATTTCTCTTTTACTTGGAAATCTTTTTTATTCCTGGCAGGCGTATCGTCTCGGTAAAAAAGAAAACAGATCCGACGTCACCGCCTTACCCTACGGAATCAACACAGTTTCTTTATTCGCATTTGTATTCTTTATTATACTTCCTGTATATAAGAAAACCGGAGATTACAAAACCGCATGGCAGGTAGGACTTGTAGCAAGTTTTCTTTCTGGATTGATAGAGATGTTTGGTTCTTTTATCGCTGAAAAAATTCGTAAGGTGACCCCAAGAGCAGCGCTACTTTCTTCTTTGGCCGGGATTGCAATCACTTTTATTTCGATGGATTTTTTAGTTCGTACGTTTCAAAATCCCCTCATCGCCTTTCTTCCTTTCGGAGTAATTTTATTACAATATTTTGCAAGAGTTGTATTTCCATTTCGTCTTCCAGGAGGACTTGTATCCGTAGTTTTAGGAACCGTTCTCGCTTGGTGTTCTGGGATTTGGGGAAACCCGATCATGGATCCAGCGTTATTGAAGGGTTCTACGAGTCAGATAGGATTTTACTTACCAATTTTATCGATCGGTGATTTATATTCTGCTTTGGGACTTACGGACATTTGGGAATATCTCTCCGTAATCATTCCTATGGGAATTTTCAACGTGATCGGCTCTTTACAAAACATAGAATCTGCGGAGGCTTGTGGAGATTCTTTTAACACAAGAGATTCTCTTCTTGCAAATGGAATAGGAACCATAGTTGGTTCCTTTTTCGGATCTCCTTTTCCGACTACGATCTATATCGGTCATCCTGGTTGGAAGGCTTTGGGTGCAAGAGCCGGTTATTCTACTTTAAATGGAATATTTATGACGTTAGTCGCCTTGTTTGGACTTTTGGCTTTTATACAGGCCCTGATTCCTGTAGAAGCCGGAATGGCGATCGTTCTTTGGATTGGAATTGTGATTGGATCTCAAGCATTTGAAGCAACCCCAAGTAGACACGCGCCCGCCGTAGTTATAGGAATCTTACCTGCACTTGCCGGTTGGGGAGTGTTACTCATTCAATCCACTTTTAACTACGCAGATAGATCGATTGCTGGAATTTTAGAAAATGCTGGAGTCAAAGAAACTTCGCATCTTTGGATGTCGGATGTGCCTCTTTCCCTTCCATTTTTACCTTATCCAATGGGAGGACTTTTGAGTTTGTCACAAGGTTTTTTGATCTCTTCTATGATCTGGGCTTCGATCGCAGTTTTTGTAATCGATCGGGATTTCAAAAAGGCTTTGATTACTTGTTTGATTGCAGCTGTTCTTGCAGTTACAGGATTCATCCACGGTTTTACCCTCCGAGGAAATGATATTCTCAATCAATTTGAACCTGGTTTTAATTCTTTTGTAACCTCCTATCTTTTATTGGGAATTTTATTTTTACTAGCTTCTTTTTTTCGAAAGGAACCTAGAAAGGTTTGA